A window of the Scyliorhinus torazame isolate Kashiwa2021f chromosome 12, sScyTor2.1, whole genome shotgun sequence genome harbors these coding sequences:
- the LOC140386923 gene encoding uncharacterized protein produces MSQYKTKLFLVEAVILALLSAQVKTSVSDDDDEEEYMTWGPEIAPATEEEYITKGPGPATTTEEDYSMKRRDPVTTTEEDYSTKSPDPATTTKKEYVTKGRDPLPKTSKNNITDPILRADSERTHLIQVAKDREILIYLIIIGILIILCTVLLVSTIALAYQASILKGRLKARWTRSNSNFAKGASLWSSGPSQLPGEPVETNVSLEEVKPLQEKKEAVALKDEGEA; encoded by the coding sequence ATGAGTCAATACAAAACAAAACTTTTCTTGGTGGAAGCTGTAATCTTGGCCCTGTTGTCTGCTCAAGTCAAGACCAGTGTGTCAGATGATGACGACGAGGAAGAATACATGACTTGGGGTCCCGAAATTGCTCCAGCCACCGAGGAAGAATACATTACCAAGGGTCCCGGTCCTGCTACAACCACTGAGGAGGATTACAGTATGAAGCGTCGTGATCCTGTTACAACCACTGAGGAGGATTACAGTACTAAGAGTCCCGATCCTGCTACAACCACCAAGAAAGAATATGTTACTAAGGGTCGTGATCCTCTTCCAAAAACCTCCAAAAACAACATCACTGATCCTATTCTAAGAGCAGACAGTGAGCGCACTCATTTAATTCAAGTAGCAAAAGACAGAGAAATTTTGATTTACTTAATCATAATAGGTATATTAATAATCCTGTGTACGGTATTACTGGTATCAACAATTGCCTTGGCCTATCAGGCGTCGATTCTCAAAGGCAGACTGAAAGCACGGTGGACAAGAAGCAACTCCAACTTTGCTAAAGGAGCCAGTCTATGGTCCAGTGGTCCCAGCCAACTACCAGGCGAACCAGTGGAAACCAATGTCTCACTGGAAGAAGTCAAACCTCTGCAGGAAAAGAAAGAGGCCGTGGCATTGAAAGATGAGGGGGAAGCCTAG